A single window of Athene noctua chromosome 1, bAthNoc1.hap1.1, whole genome shotgun sequence DNA harbors:
- the LOC141970517 gene encoding prokineticin receptor 2, giving the protein MTKTRTFFAAEIVIGVALVGIMLVCGIGNFIFIAALARYKKLRNLTNLLIANLAISDFIVAIVCCPFEMDYYVVRQLSWEHGHVLCASVNYLRTVSLYVSTNALLAIAVDRYLAIVHPLKPRMNYQTATFLIALVWIVSILVAIPSAYFATETVLFIVKNQEKIFCGQIWPVDQQMYYKSYFLFIFGIEFVAPVITMTLCYARISRELWFKTVPGFQTEQIRKRLQCRRKTVMVLMCILTAYVLCWAPFYGFTIVRDFFPTIFVKEKHYLTAFYIVECIAMSNSMINTMCFVTVKNNTMKYFKKIMLLRWRSTYNGSKSSTDFDLRTSAMPVTEEVDCIKLK; this is encoded by the exons ATGACCAAAACCCGCACCTTCTTTGCAGCCGAGATCGTCATCGGGGTGGCTCTGGTTGGCATCATGCTGGTCTGTGGCATCGGCAACTTCATCTTCATTGCTGCTCTCGCCCGCTACAAGAAGCTGCGAAATCTCACCAACCTGCTGATTGCCAACCTGGCCATCTCAGACTTCATTGTGGCCATTGTGTGCTGCCCCTTCGAGATGGACTACTACGTGGTGCGGCAGCTCTCCTGGGAGCACGGCCACGTCCTCTGTGCCTCAGTCAACTACCTGCGGACCGTCTCCCTCTATGTTTCTACCAATGCTCTCCTGGCTATAGCTGTTGACAG gtatctggccattgttcacccactgaaaccacgcatgaattatcaaacagcaaccttcCTAATCGCCTTGGTCTGGATTGTCTCCATACTTGTAGCTATTCCATCTGCGTATTTTGCTACTGAAACGGTGTTGTTTatagtgaaaaaccaggagaaaatattctgtggacAGATTTGGCCAGTTGACCAGCAGATGTACTACAAATCATACTTcctctttatctttggcattgaatttgttgCACCTGTCATTACGATGACCTTGTGTTATGCCAGGATATCGcgggagctctggtttaaaaccGTACCAGGATTTCAGACAGAACAGATCAGAAAGAGGCTtcaatgcagaagaaaaactgttatggtactgatgtgcatcctgactgcctacgttctctgctgggcacccttctACGGCTTCACAATTGTCCgtgactttttccccaccatcttcgtgaaagagaagcattaccttactgctttttatatagttgaatgcattgctatgagtaacagcatgataaacaccatgtgttttgtaactgtaaaaaataataccatgaagtatttcaagaagatcatgtTACTGAGATGGAGATCGACATATAATGGAAGCAAATCTAGCACTGATTTCGACCTCAgaacaagtgcaatgccagtcacagaggaggtagactgcataaaactgaaataa